From Temnothorax longispinosus isolate EJ_2023e chromosome 3, Tlon_JGU_v1, whole genome shotgun sequence, one genomic window encodes:
- the LOC139810584 gene encoding uncharacterized protein isoform X2: MGEITKWSPSEVAEKILDLTQDNIVANAFLDQCINGEALLELSDPDLKELGIKLGPRKIIIKFLQELKWKSTVILGSFPIDTVHEVLQGEKVEDIITQMSAENTGTTSSQHSSQISDKIIATTSSAEILNSKSDVLQNHPEQFSTFSSSTQQLSQSEVNVNLFSRYGTVEKTLENHVQGASILKAAHKGSFNESDRRALVRIVVAELISAQNNNYYPPDKTKILLASAIVSEFPLLKNNVKGCKGYEHYYDPKTKQGFIEYRLWTVRAKLSPEKKKYSAIAMKRKAQCLKEGSKNLDTDSVLLNEAILEEKISWMTHKLPSDSNKECIKNCLNKTFSNRRQWIVHSGPTISNIFEKYPRLLDYRGEMIEQDFIGIYSGCEDNFLGKFPSFYTKKILAYATQYRPDIMKKTNNLPVNDDDLRALIVLTLLLPPSNSSRKNNGGKGKGSSKKKLQKKDNENIPNAEVPNPHLIKILPEGTNLPHTEKTLRTEANGNIQPYIMCIRGQQRATFFVQGDGWFLNLPHRATSIAAFDLLFKLYQVLHVSYPPSLLNFYNFIESFVYEINVQPSSIVSSLHINIYNAEVGEPSNREENNIY; the protein is encoded by the exons ATGGGTGAAATTACGAAATGGTCGCCAAGCGAGGTAGCAGAGAAAATATTGGATCTTACACAAGACAATATAGTTGCTAATGCTTTTTTGG acCAATGTATCAATGGGGAAGCTCTCTTAGAGCTATCAGATCCAGATTTAAAAGAACTAGGAATTAAATTGGGGCccaggaaaataataataaaatttcttcagGAATTAAAATGGAAATCAACT GTAATACTGGGGAGCTTTCCTATTGATACTGTACATGAAGTGCTGCAAGGAGAAAAAGTAGAGGACATTATAACCCAAATGTCCGCTGAAAATACTGGAACAACATCGAGCCAACACTCATCGCAAATATCCGATAAAATAATCGCTACTACTAGTTCTGCTGAAATACTTAATTCCAAAAGTGATGTACTGCAGAATCATCCCGAACAGTTTTCAACGTTTTCCTCCTCTACACAGCAATTGTCTCAATCAGAAGTGAACGTAAACTTATTCTcg cgcTATGGAACTGTAGAGAAAACACTTGAAAACCATGTACAAGGTGCCTCTATATTAAAAGCTGCACATAAAGGCTCTTTTAATGAGTCCGATAGAAGAGCTCTCGTGCGTATTGTCGTGGCTGAGCTTATTTCAGCACAAAACAATAATTA ctATCCTCcggataaaacaaaaatattacttgcAAGTGCTATTGTTTCTGAATTCCCCctactaaaaaataatgtgaaaGGATGTAAAGGATAT gaACATTACTACGATCCCAAAACTAAACAGGGATTCATTGAATATCGACTGTGGACAGTCCGCGCAAAACTCTcccctgaaaaaaaaaaatactctgCAATAGcaatgaaaagaaaagcacaATGCTTAAAGGAAGgttctaaaaatttagatacTGATTCAGTGCTTCTTAACGAAGCCATTTTGGAGGAAAAG ATATCGTGGATGACACATAAGTTGCCATCCGACAGCAAtaaagaatgtataaaaaattgtcttaaCAAAACTTTCTCAAATAGAAGGCAATGGATCGTACACTCTGGCCCTactatatcaaatatttttgaaaaatatccgCGCCTCCTAGACTACCGTGGTGAAATG ataGAACAAGACTTTATTGGTATTTATTCGGGTTGTGAAGACAATTTTTTGGGCAAATTCCCTTCcttttatactaaaaaaattcttgcttACGCCACACAATATAGACCAGATATCATGAAAAAAACTAACAATTTGCCAGTTAATGATG acGATTTACGAGCTCTGATTGTTCTGACTCTCCTTTTGCCTCCATCAAACTCTTCACGAAAAAATAATGGAGGAAAAGGCAAAGGAAGTAGCAAGAAAAAA ttgcaaaaaaaagataatgagAACATTCCGAATGCTGAGGTACCAAATCCCCAtctcataaaaattttgccA GAAGGAACAAATCTTCCTCATACTGAAAAAACCTTAAGGACTGAGGCGAATGGCAACATACAACCATATATTATGTGCATCCGAGGTCAACAAAGGGCCACTTTCTTCGTTCAGGGTGACGGATGGTTCCTTAATCTTCCGCATCGAGCAACTTCTATAGCAGCATTTGATCTGTTATTCAAATTGTATCAAGTACTCCACGTTTCATATCCACcttctcttttaaatttttataatttcattgaaaGCTTTgtttatgaaattaatgtcCAACCGTCAAGTATTGTTTCTTCCTTacatattaacatttataacgCGGAAGTTGGAGAGCCAAGTAACAgagaagagaataatatttattaa
- the LOC139810584 gene encoding uncharacterized protein isoform X1: MDRLNCYVCHHNVPNGLNGLVRHLQFSHGLTIQRGMGKNGFECGQDGCRRTFMYFYTLRRHIRRCHRYRCDDNLEPELIPNDELIPDDELIPDDESIPDDESIPDDESIPDDNDEFHAHDAAVEEVDNENLNFDLYASIVRLIARLQSKGTMSTTILNNVLDELEEVVLSLASSLKTKVVNYFQARNATEDPEVVELLSNFDFENPFDNFRTLENQIKALKTSCGYIEPVEIPLGYRMENSLDSETGTYIPKFVLETCQYVPIIDTLKLVMSNAEVKQAILSEQPSANGILASFVDGDHFKNHPLFQIHRHALRIQLYYDELEIVNPLGSKTGIHKLGAFYYTIQNIPAHINSDLGSIHVLLLCSDADVKKYGFGQILSPFLSDLEKLESDDGVKIMLHDEEFNLHATITAFCGDTLAVHEVFNMLGPKANKFCRMCLYSREDLHAGRTGLGNERTEEVFNEHLEYLRRHNFSAPSMAATGLKDDCCLNKSRYFHTSRNKIFDVMHDILCGIGPMILKLVLHHYVCITRKFTVDYFNSKIASFQYGFVENKNKPSANFSINMLQKNDHLLSQKAMQIWVLLRAFPFMVAEKIDRGDEHIDLILLLLRIMEIVLAPRVTRSLMPYLRTLTKDFMNTFRKLFPNINCINKFHHLIHYADCILWAGPLRCYFCMRFEAKHAEIKLRAQNVHNFKNPPKTLIRVCQCVQSSKWGAGDVKLKRVHTLSGKTCHVQETQSRQFLLELGYVDTDNVFRSKSIKVNGVEFRPSLFVCLKAAVKRRENLPIFGKIVEIVLLRENKVYFLIFRCETTIFDPHFNAFCIEVGDTDHALHFVSVSSLAHFKPFSPWTEPTSNGLYISPRHIIL, translated from the coding sequence ATGGATCGTCTGAATTGTTATGTATGCCACCATAATGTCCCCAATGGATTGAATGGTTTAGTTAGgcatttacaattttctcaTGGACTTACAATTCAGCGGGGAATGGGGAAAAATGGTTTTGAATGTGGCCAAGATGGATGTCGTCGAACGTTTATGTATTTCTATACATTGAGAAGGCACATACGTCGGTGTCATAGATACAGATGTGATGATAATTTAGAGCCTGAATTAATTCCTAACGACGAATTAATTCCTGATGATGAATTAATTCCTGACGACGAATCAATTCCTGACGACGAATCAATTCCTGACGACGAATCAATTCCTGACGATAACGATGAATTTCATGCACATGACGCTGCAGTGGAAGAAGTGGACAACGAAAATCTAAACTTTGATTTATATGCTTCGATTGTCAGATTAATTGCAAGACTTCAATCCAAGGGAACTATGAGTACCACTATTTTGAATAACGTTTTAGATGAATTAGAGGAAGTGGTCTTGAGTTTAGCTAGTTCCTTGAAAACAAAAGttgtcaattattttcaagcaAGAAATGCTACTGAAGACCCTGAAGTTGTTGAACTACTttctaattttgattttgaaaatCCTTTCGATAATTTCCGTACTTTGGAGAATCAAATAAAGGCATTAAAGACTAGCTGTGGTTATATCGAGCCCGTAGAGATTCCTCTTGGTTACCGCATGGAAAATTCATTAGATAGTGAAACTGGAACTTATATACCTAAATTTGTACTTGAAACTTGTCAATATGTGCCAATAATAGATACTTTGAAGTTGGTAATGTCAAACGCAGAAGTCAAACAAGCTATACTTTCTGAACAGCCATCAGCGAATGGTATTCTAGCTTCATTTGTGGATGGAgatcattttaaaaatcaccCCCTTTTCCAGATACATAGGCATGCCTTACGGATACAGCTTTATTATGACGAGTTGGAAATTGTTAACCCTCTTGGATCTAAAACAGGAATCCACAAATTGGGCGCTTTCTATTAtacaattcaaaatattcCGGCTCATATAAATTCTGATTTAGGAAGTATACACGTTCTCCTGTTATGTTCTGATGCAGATGTCAAAAAGTATGGGTTTGGTCAAATATTGTCCCCCTTTTTGAGTGATTTAGAGAAGTTAGAAAGCGATGACGGAGTTAAAATTATGCTTCATGATGaggaatttaatttacatgcGACAATAACTGCTTTTTGTGGAGACACTTTAGCTGTGCATGAGGTATTTAATATGCTTGGACCTAAGGCGAACAAGTTCTGCCGAATGTGCTTATACTCTAGAGAAGACCTGCATGCTGGAAGAACAGGATTAGGCAATGAAAGGACTGAAGAAGTATTCAATGAGCATCTGGAGTATTTACGCAGGCATAATTTTTCTGCTCCATCCATGGCAGCAACTGGTTTGAAAGATGACTGTTGCCTTAACAAGTCACGATATTTTCATACCTctaggaataaaatttttgatgtgATGCATGATATTCTGTGCGGAATAGGCCCTATGATATTAAAACTTGTACTTCATCACTACGTTTGtattacaagaaaatttaCTGTTGATTACTTTAATAGCAAAATTGCATCATTCCAATATGGCTTTGTGGAAAACAAGAACAAACCATCCgcaaatttttctataaatatgcTCCAAAAAAATGATCATTTACTAAGCCAAAAGGCAATGCAGATATGGGTACTGTTAAGAGCCTTTCCATTCATGGTTGCAGAAAAAATTGACAGAGGAGATGAACACATAGATctaatattactattactaaGAATTATGGAAATAGTGCTGGCTCCAAGAGTAACAAGATCTTTGATGCCATATCTGCGAACCCTGACAAAAGATTTTATGAATACATTTCGGAAACTCTTTCCCAATATCAATTGCATTAACAAGTTCCATCATCTTATTCATTATGCAGATTGTATACTTTGGGCAGGCCCTCTACGATGCTATTTTTGCATGCGTTTTGAAGCAAAACAcgctgaaattaaattgcgagCTCAAAATGTTCACAATTTCAAGAATCCTCCAAAGACTCTAATCAGAGTATGTCAATGTGTTCAGAGTTCAAAATGGGGAGCAGGTGATGTCAAACTCAAGAGAGTGCATACACTGAGTGGTAAAACTTGTCATGTGCAGGAAACTCAAAGCAGACAATTTCTTCTGGAATTAGGCTATGTGGATACAGACAACGTATTTCGATCCAAGAGTATTAAAGTTAATGGAGTAGAATTCAGACCTAGTCTGTTTGTTTGTCTTAAGGCTGCAGTAAAACGAAGAGAAAATCTCCCTATATTTGGAAAAATCGTAGAAATAGTTCTCTTAAGAGAAAATAAGGtgtattttctaatttttcgctGTGAGACTACAATTTTTGATCCtcattttaatgcattttgcATTGAAGTTGGAGATACAGATCATGCTTTACATTTTGTCTCAGTTTCTTCACTTGCCCACTTTAAACCATTTAGTCCATGGACAGAGCCAACCTCTAATGGTCTTTACATCAGTCCTCGCcacattattttgtaa